In one Lycium barbarum isolate Lr01 chromosome 7, ASM1917538v2, whole genome shotgun sequence genomic region, the following are encoded:
- the LOC132603408 gene encoding rac-like GTP-binding protein ARAC7, which yields MSASKFIKCVTVGDGAVGKTCMLICYTSNKFPTDYIPTVFDNFSANVAVDGSIVNLGLWDTAGQEDYSRLRPLSYRGADIFVLAFSLISRASYENVLKKWMPELRRFAPNVPIVLVGTKLDLREDNRYLADHMGSNIITPAQGEELRKQIGAAAYIECSSKTQQNVKAVFDTAIKVVLQPPRRKEVARKKRRRSTGCSIVRGIVCGGCVV from the exons ATGAGTGCTTCAAAGTTCATAAAATGTGTAACTGTAGGCGATGGTGCTGTTGGCAAGACTTGCATGCTCATTTGTTACACTAGTAACAAGTTCCCTACT GACTATATTCCAACTGTGTTTGACAATTTTAGTGCCAATGTAGCTGTGGATGGGAGCATTGTCAATTTGGGATTGTGGGATACTGCAG GTCAAGAGGATTATAGCAGGCTGAGACCACTAAGCTATAGGGGTGCAGACATTTTTGTATTAGCTTTCTCCTTAATCAGCAGGGCCAGCTATGAAAATGTTCTAAAAAAG TGGATGCCTGAACTTCGTCGTTTTGCACCCAATGTCCCAATTGTGCTTGTTGGAACTAAATTAG ATCTTCGAGAAGATAATCGATATCTAGCAGACCATATGGGCTCAAATATTATAACACCTGCCCAA GGGGAAGAGCTAAGAAAACAAATTGGTGCAGCAGCTTATATAGAGTGCAGCTCAAAAACTCAACAG AATGTGAAAGCTGTTTTTGACACTGCAATCAAGGTTGTGCTTCAGCCTCCTAGGAGGAAGGAGGTGGCGAGGAAGAAAAGGCGTAGAAGCACTGGTTGTTCAATTGT CAGGGGGATCGTCTGTGGAGGCTGTGTTGTATAG